One region of Terriglobia bacterium genomic DNA includes:
- a CDS encoding M28 family peptidase, whose amino-acid sequence MPIVSSIVGCYHRTVNRLKTFPAKMALGVALAASGALYATSPTAVVLPAVPPTVDSITPGELRMHLEFLSSPELGGRYTLSPSFAIAARYIASHLEAYGFKGAGEHGDFLQTFQVISSKPDTAKSVLEISFEGKPKSYHFGDFYIPAEGGNGDAQGKIVFVATGISSPSQHQDDYAGLDVKGKIVLIVPGVPSGVDMSRLDRNEYGQGAARAHGAVGILQLPPQRLLELMKGKGFQERAASRENIRLARDADGNLPQVTLGPAVAEELLAACGLDLKTVYQAVNHKQKLQTKSVDLTAKMTVATQQTKATTQNVAGILEGTDPVLKHEYVVFSAHYDHLKTGPGGEIYPGADDDGSGTTSVLTIAHAMSLERPKRSVLVMFHAGEELGLLGSEYNTEYAPVVPLKQMVADLNIDMIGRSKAPGDNAMEDDHLTDANTVYLVGSNRISQELHQLSEETNSQFQKMKLDYYYNDPNNPERIYFRSDHWNYAKHGIPIIFYFDGTSVDYHRPTDTIEKIDFTKMTKVARLVFETGWRIANLDHRLANSHQ is encoded by the coding sequence GTGCCGATTGTAAGCTCCATCGTGGGCTGCTACCATCGGACTGTGAACCGTCTTAAAACCTTTCCTGCAAAAATGGCTTTGGGCGTAGCCCTGGCTGCCTCGGGCGCACTGTATGCAACATCCCCAACGGCAGTTGTCCTGCCAGCAGTGCCGCCCACAGTGGATTCAATCACTCCCGGCGAATTGCGCATGCACCTGGAATTTCTCTCATCTCCGGAGTTGGGCGGGCGGTATACGCTTTCGCCGAGCTTCGCCATAGCGGCGCGCTACATTGCGTCACATCTTGAGGCTTATGGTTTCAAGGGCGCGGGCGAGCATGGCGATTTTCTGCAGACTTTTCAGGTGATCTCAAGCAAGCCGGACACGGCAAAGAGCGTACTAGAAATCAGTTTTGAAGGGAAGCCTAAGTCTTATCACTTCGGCGACTTCTATATTCCGGCTGAAGGCGGGAACGGCGACGCGCAAGGAAAGATTGTTTTTGTGGCAACGGGAATCTCGTCGCCATCGCAACACCAGGATGATTATGCCGGCCTGGATGTGAAAGGGAAAATTGTCCTGATCGTGCCCGGCGTGCCTTCCGGCGTCGATATGTCTCGCCTTGACCGGAATGAATACGGCCAGGGAGCAGCGCGCGCTCACGGCGCAGTTGGAATCCTGCAGTTGCCGCCGCAACGCCTGCTGGAGCTGATGAAAGGCAAGGGCTTTCAGGAGAGAGCAGCTTCGCGTGAAAATATACGGCTGGCGCGCGACGCGGATGGCAATCTGCCTCAAGTAACGCTGGGACCGGCAGTGGCAGAAGAGCTCTTGGCGGCTTGCGGGCTCGACCTTAAAACCGTGTATCAGGCAGTCAATCACAAGCAGAAGTTGCAGACAAAGAGCGTGGACCTTACCGCCAAAATGACCGTCGCCACGCAGCAGACAAAGGCCACAACGCAAAACGTTGCGGGAATTCTTGAAGGCACAGATCCTGTGCTAAAGCATGAATACGTAGTGTTCAGCGCGCATTACGACCATCTAAAGACAGGCCCCGGAGGCGAAATTTATCCCGGCGCCGATGATGACGGATCGGGAACCACATCCGTGCTGACCATTGCGCATGCCATGTCACTGGAGCGGCCAAAACGCTCAGTGCTGGTGATGTTCCATGCCGGTGAAGAGCTGGGGCTGCTGGGATCGGAATACAACACGGAATACGCGCCCGTGGTGCCGCTGAAGCAGATGGTGGCTGACCTGAATATCGACATGATTGGACGTTCCAAGGCGCCCGGAGATAATGCAATGGAGGACGATCACCTTACTGACGCGAACACCGTGTATCTGGTGGGATCAAACCGCATCAGCCAGGAGCTCCACCAGCTCAGTGAAGAGACTAACTCGCAATTCCAGAAGATGAAGTTGGATTATTACTACAATGATCCTAACAATCCAGAGCGGATTTATTTCCGGTCAGACCACTGGAATTATGCCAAGCACGGCATTCCCATCATTTTTTATTTCGACGGAACTTCAGTGGATTATCACCGGCCGACGGATACGATCGAGAAAATTGACTTTACCAAGATGACAAAAGTGGCGCGGCTGGTATTTGAAACGGGATGGCGGATCGCCAACCTGGACCACAGGCTGGCGAACTCGCATCAATAG